A single Lathamus discolor isolate bLatDis1 chromosome 16, bLatDis1.hap1, whole genome shotgun sequence DNA region contains:
- the LOC136022648 gene encoding C-signal-like — MSQPRCRSVLITGCSRGIGLGLVRGLAAASPSPDFVIATCRYPEKAQELQQLSKQYSNIKLLQLDVVCENSIKKVVKEVEEIVGDKGLNCLINNAGINVLASLEEVTAETMLTIYETNTVAQLMVTKAFLPLLRKAAQLSTGMGCHRAAIINMSSLAASMQLVQANEMFLKVYPYRIAKTALNMITRCLAADLKSDGILCISLHPGWLQTDMGGNMAPMQVQEAIPGILSVLDRLGEKENGSFLDWQGETLPW, encoded by the exons ATGTCCCAGCCTCGCTGCCGCTCCGTGCTCATCACCGGCTGCAGCCGGGGCATCGGGCTGGGGCTGGTGCGGGGCCTCGCAGCCGCCAGCCCCTCCCCGGACTTCGTGATCGCGACCTGCCGGTACCCCGAGAAGGCGCAG gaactccagcagctcagcaagCAATACAGCAACATCAAGCTCCTTCAGCTGG ATGTGGTCTGTGAAAACAGCATCAAGAAAGTAGTCAAGGAAGTGGAGGAGATTGTGGGCGACAAAGGTCTGAACTGCCTCATTAACAACGCTGGCATCAATGTGCTTGCTTCCTTGGAAGAAGTCACAGCAGAGACAATGCTGACCATTTATGAAACCAATACAGTTGCCCAGCTGATGGTCACCAAG GCATTTCTCCCCCTTCTGAGGAAGGCAGcccagctgagcacaggaatGGGCTGCCACAGAGCTGCTATTATCAATATGTCCTCTCTTGCTGCCTCCATGCAACTCGTCCAGGCAAATGAGATGTTCCTCAAGGTCTACCCCTACAGGATAGCAAAG ACTGCACTGAACATGATCACCAGGTGTCTCGCTGCAGACTTGAAATCGGATGGAATTCTTTGTATTTCATTGCATCCAGGCTGGCTCCAGACAGACATGGGTGGAAACATG GCTCCCATGCAGGTGCAAGAGGCTATCCCTGGTATCCTCTCTGTTCTGGACCGTCTTGGTGAAAAGGAGAACGGTTCCTTCCTGGACTGGCAAGGGGAAACGCTACCGTGGTAG
- the CCNL2 gene encoding cyclin-L2 isoform X1 translates to MAAGPGSAAAVAAVGGGGPAGPQAAGTMAAGSASAGSGAPVPGPGAVLIGDRLYSGVLITLENCLLPEHTLRFTPSMSSGLDPDTETELRVTGCELIQAAGILLRLPQVAMATGQVLFQRFFYTKSFVKHSMEHVSMACVHLASKIEEAPRRIRDVINVFHRLRHLREKKKPVPLILDQEYVNLKNQIIKAERRVLKELGFCVHVKHPHKIIVMYLQVLECERNQHLVQTSWNYMNDSLRTDVFVRFQPESIACACIYLAARTLEIPLPNRPHWFLLFGATEEEIQEICLKILQLYTRKKVDLSDLESKIEKKKLAIEEAKAQAKGLVPEGAPGLDNTAGFSPIPKNESPKEAKGNKPSPLPVQAMKNAKRKTEGAKRMSSNSPVNGVQKGRESRSRSGSRDQSYSRSPSRSASPKHRKSESYSTSSGSKSHSRSRSRSDSPPRQFNHSSSYKGSKVRSYKKSKDYKYSTHKPRKSRSRSSSRSRSRSRERSDHSGKYKKKSHYYRNHRHERSRSYERASHRYEREHPGHSRHRR, encoded by the exons ATGGCGGCGGGGCCCGGTAGCGCGGCGGCTGTGGCGGCGGTGGGAggcggcggccccgcggggcCTCAGGCCGCCGGCACCATGGCGGCGGGGTCCGCCTCGGCGGGGAGCGGAGCGCCGGTGCCGGGCCCTGGAGCGGTGCTGATCGGGGACCGGCTGTACTCCGGCGTGCTGATCACGCTGGAGAACTGCCTCCTGCCTGAGCACACGCTGCGCTTCACGCCATCCATGAGCAGCGGCCTCGACCCCGACACCGAGACCGAGCTGCGCGTCACGGGCTGCGAGCTCATCCAGGCGGCCGGCATCCTACTCCGTCTGCCGCAG GTGGCTATGGCTACAGGACAGGTGCTATTTCAGCGTTTCTTTTATACCAAGTCTTTTGTGAAGCATTCCATGGAG CATGTGTCAATGGCCTGTGTTCACTTGGCATCCAAAATTGAGGAAGCGCCAAGACGCATAAGGGATGTGATTAATGTGTTCCATCGGCTCAGACATCTACGGGAAAAAAA AAAACCTGTGCCTCTAATACTGGATCAAGAATATGTGAACTTGAAGAATCAAATAATTAAGGCAGAAAGAAGAGTGTTAAAGGAGTTGGGATTTTGTGTTCATGTGAAGCACCCTCATAAG ATAATCGTTATGTACCTTCAGGTATTAGAATGTGAACGTAACCAACACCTGGTCCAGACATCATG GAATTACATGAATGATAGCCTGAGAACAGATGTCTTTGTAAGATTCCAGCCAGAAAGCATTGCCTGTGCATGTATATACCTGGCAGCTAGGACGCTGGAG attcCGCTTCCTAATCGTCCACACTGGTTTTTACTCTTTGGAGCAACAGAGGAAGAAATCCAAGAAATCTGCTTAAAAATCTTGCAACTCTATACTCGGAAAAag GTTGATTTATCTGACCTGGaaagtaaaatagaaaagaagaaattagcTATCGAAGAGGCAAAGGCGCAAGCAAAAGGTCTAGTGCCTGAGGGAGCCCCAGGTTTGGATAacacagcaggattttccccTATCCCGAAAAATG AGTCCCCAAAAGAagctaaaggaaataaacctTCACCACTACCTGTTCAGGCAATGAAGAAtgctaaaaggaaaacagagggagCAAAAAGAATGAGTTCAAACAGCCCTGTCAATGG TGttcagaagggaagagaaagcaggagTCGAAGTGGAAGTAGAGATCAGAGTTATTCAAGATCACCATCCAGATCTGCATCCCCAAAGCACAG GAAAAGTGAAAGTTATTCCACATCGAGCGGCTCCAAATCCCACAGCCGTTCCCGGAGCCGCAGTGACTCTCCCCCACGACAGTTCAACCACAGCTCCAGCTACAAAGGTTCCAAGGTGAGAAGTTACAAGAAATCAAAAGACTACAAATACTCCACCCACAAGCCCCGGAAATCCCGCAGCAGGAGCTCCTCGCGTTCCCGGAGCCGATCCCGGGAGCGCTCTGACCATTCAGGGAAGTACAAGAAGAAGAGTCACTACTACAGGAACCACAGGCACGAGCGTTCGCGCTCCTATGAGCGAGCGAGTCACCGCTATGAGCGAGAGCATCCTGGCCACAGCAGGCACAGGCGGTGA
- the CCNL2 gene encoding cyclin-L2 isoform X2, whose protein sequence is MNDSLRTDVFVRFQPESIACACIYLAARTLEIPLPNRPHWFLLFGATEEEIQEICLKILQLYTRKKVDLSDLESKIEKKKLAIEEAKAQAKGLVPEGAPGLDNTAGFSPIPKNESPKEAKGNKPSPLPVQAMKNAKRKTEGAKRMSSNSPVNGVQKGRESRSRSGSRDQSYSRSPSRSASPKHRKSESYSTSSGSKSHSRSRSRSDSPPRQFNHSSSYKGSKVRSYKKSKDYKYSTHKPRKSRSRSSSRSRSRSRERSDHSGKYKKKSHYYRNHRHERSRSYERASHRYEREHPGHSRHRR, encoded by the exons ATGAATGATAGCCTGAGAACAGATGTCTTTGTAAGATTCCAGCCAGAAAGCATTGCCTGTGCATGTATATACCTGGCAGCTAGGACGCTGGAG attcCGCTTCCTAATCGTCCACACTGGTTTTTACTCTTTGGAGCAACAGAGGAAGAAATCCAAGAAATCTGCTTAAAAATCTTGCAACTCTATACTCGGAAAAag GTTGATTTATCTGACCTGGaaagtaaaatagaaaagaagaaattagcTATCGAAGAGGCAAAGGCGCAAGCAAAAGGTCTAGTGCCTGAGGGAGCCCCAGGTTTGGATAacacagcaggattttccccTATCCCGAAAAATG AGTCCCCAAAAGAagctaaaggaaataaacctTCACCACTACCTGTTCAGGCAATGAAGAAtgctaaaaggaaaacagagggagCAAAAAGAATGAGTTCAAACAGCCCTGTCAATGG TGttcagaagggaagagaaagcaggagTCGAAGTGGAAGTAGAGATCAGAGTTATTCAAGATCACCATCCAGATCTGCATCCCCAAAGCACAG GAAAAGTGAAAGTTATTCCACATCGAGCGGCTCCAAATCCCACAGCCGTTCCCGGAGCCGCAGTGACTCTCCCCCACGACAGTTCAACCACAGCTCCAGCTACAAAGGTTCCAAGGTGAGAAGTTACAAGAAATCAAAAGACTACAAATACTCCACCCACAAGCCCCGGAAATCCCGCAGCAGGAGCTCCTCGCGTTCCCGGAGCCGATCCCGGGAGCGCTCTGACCATTCAGGGAAGTACAAGAAGAAGAGTCACTACTACAGGAACCACAGGCACGAGCGTTCGCGCTCCTATGAGCGAGCGAGTCACCGCTATGAGCGAGAGCATCCTGGCCACAGCAGGCACAGGCGGTGA
- the MRPL20 gene encoding large ribosomal subunit protein bL20m produces the protein MVVLSGARWLRCRLTDRFWRVQEVLKYARHFRGRKNRCYKLAVRSVRRAFVKSTKARREKKRFLRALWITRIGAASLEHGLKYPSFISNLLKSQVELNRKVIADLAIYEPKTFKSLAALAQRRRQEGFLAALGDGKEPEGIFSRIVHRQY, from the exons ATGGTGGTGCTGAGCGGGGCGCGCTGGCTCCGCTGCCGCCTCACGGACCGCTTCTGGAGGGTGCAGGAGGTGCTCAAGTATGCGCgg CACTTTCGTGGCAGGAAGAACCGCTGCTACAAGCTGGCAGTACGGAGCGTCCGGAGAGCCTTTGTGAAGTCCACCAAGGccaggagagagaagaagaggTTCCTGAGAGCG CTCTGGATCACTAGGAttggagcagcttctctggaacATGGTTTGAAGTACCCGTCTTTCATAAGCAATCTGCTTAAG TCCCAGGTGGAGCTGAATAGGAAAGTGATTGCAGATCTGGCTATTTACGAGCCAAAGACATTCAAGTCGCTAGCTGCCTTAGCCCAGAGGAGGAGACAAGAAGGCTTCCTTGCCGCGCTGGGAGATGGGAAAGAACCAGAGGGGATCTTCTCGCGCATCGTACACCGCCAGTATTGA
- the TMEM88B gene encoding transmembrane protein 88B, with the protein MSGQDTEDFGAGNLSEKSRMLPSLPPYDMDDQLLPRERRSTWCCLAWTLLVATMNLLVFLMNLLLMFVIFTIVLLPTIVVVYFGFQCHSQVLHSAAHYCKSFLDDNSSSALIILGFVIMSPLIVVAMAIYCSLARRLRLFLCFQPYSRAVYKGVKWCWYEEGGLCSCARGWNTQVKAWV; encoded by the exons ATGTCTGGCCAGGACACTGAAGACTTTGGAGCAGGAAACCTCTCGGAGAAGTCTCGGATGCTTCCAAGCCTCCCACCATATGACATGGATGACCAGCTCCTTCCCAGGGAGAGACGGAGCACCTGGTGCTGCTTGGCCTGGACCCTGCTGGTTGCCACCATGAACCTCTTGGTCTTTCTCATGAATCTGCTCCTGATGTTTGTGATTTTCACCATTGTGCTGCTCCCTACCATTGTGGTGGTTTACTTTGGCTTCCAATGCCACTCTCAA GTGCTGCATTCAGCTGCCCACTACTGCAAAAGCTTCTTGGATGACAACAGCTCTTCTGCCCTCATCATCCTTGGCTTTGTCATCATGTCCCCTCTCATTGTGGTGGCCATGGCTATCTACTGCAGCCTGGCAAGGCGCCTCCGTCTCTTCCTGTGCTTCCAGCCATACAGCCGGGCTGTGTACAAGGGGGTGAAGTGGTGCTGGTACGAGGAGGGAGGCCTGTGCAGCTGTGCCAGGGGCTGGAACACTCAAGTCAAGGCCTGGGTATGA